In Thermosipho atlanticus DSM 15807, one DNA window encodes the following:
- the gyrB gene encoding DNA topoisomerase (ATP-hydrolyzing) subunit B, with translation MDYNAKQIKVLKGLEPVRKRPGMYIGSTGKAGLHHLIYEIVDNSIDEALQGYCDTIKVTIFKDGSVEVEDNGRGIPVDIHPETGKSALEVVMTTLHAGGKFSKDSYKVSGGLHGVGASVVNALSEWLEVEVHRNGKIYFQKYERGVPISEVKVIGETEKNGTIVRFKPDSTIFSTTDFDSDTILIRLRDLAFLNPKVTIIFKDERDGTEKTFHYTGGLKEFISFLNKGTRTLHEPVYIYGEYNSNKIEVVFQYTDSDFERIVSFVNNIRTVEGGTHVTGFKIAFTRLINELGKATGQLKKDSLRGEDIREGMTAIISVLMTSTPEFEGQTKSKLGNEEIQEAVAKVVREKLNEYFEINQNTLKIIVQKALEAKKAREAAKHAREMVKRKSAFGSSSLPGKLADCITKKLEESELFIVEGDSAGGSAKQARDRNFQAILPLRGKILNVEKSSWLKLLKNEQVRDIITALGTGIGDDFDVSKLRYGKIIIMTDADVDGAHIRTLLLTLFYRYMKELIDEGRIFIAQPPLYKLTVGRETYYLFSDEELEELKNQIGDKKFEIQRYKGLGEMNPQQLWETTMNPDTRKLLKVAIEDAEEADELFEMLMGSDTESRKEFIFRHALQVKEIDI, from the coding sequence ATGGATTATAATGCGAAACAAATTAAAGTATTAAAAGGACTAGAGCCTGTTAGAAAAAGACCTGGAATGTACATAGGTTCCACTGGCAAGGCTGGTTTGCATCACTTAATTTATGAGATAGTTGATAATAGTATTGATGAAGCTTTGCAAGGATATTGTGATACTATAAAAGTTACTATTTTTAAAGATGGTAGTGTGGAAGTGGAAGATAACGGTAGGGGAATCCCTGTTGATATACATCCAGAAACTGGTAAGAGTGCTTTGGAAGTTGTCATGACAACTTTGCATGCGGGTGGAAAATTTTCGAAAGATTCATATAAAGTTAGTGGAGGGCTTCACGGTGTTGGAGCTTCTGTAGTAAACGCTCTTTCAGAATGGTTGGAAGTAGAAGTACATAGAAATGGAAAAATATATTTTCAAAAATATGAAAGAGGTGTTCCAATTTCTGAAGTAAAAGTAATTGGGGAAACTGAAAAAAATGGTACTATTGTAAGGTTTAAGCCAGATTCTACTATTTTTTCAACAACGGATTTTGATTCCGATACTATTTTAATAAGACTTAGAGACTTAGCATTTTTAAATCCCAAGGTTACGATAATTTTTAAAGATGAAAGAGATGGCACTGAAAAAACATTCCATTATACTGGTGGGCTTAAAGAGTTTATTTCATTTTTAAATAAAGGAACAAGAACATTACATGAACCAGTATATATATATGGTGAATACAATTCCAATAAAATTGAAGTTGTATTTCAATACACTGATTCAGATTTTGAAAGAATTGTCTCATTTGTTAATAACATCAGAACTGTGGAAGGCGGAACTCATGTTACAGGATTTAAGATAGCCTTCACGAGGTTAATAAATGAATTAGGGAAAGCCACCGGTCAATTGAAAAAAGATTCTCTCAGAGGAGAAGATATTCGAGAAGGTATGACGGCAATTATTAGTGTTTTAATGACTTCAACACCAGAATTTGAGGGTCAGACAAAATCTAAATTAGGAAACGAAGAAATTCAAGAAGCGGTTGCAAAGGTTGTAAGAGAAAAACTTAATGAGTATTTTGAGATAAATCAAAATACATTAAAGATAATTGTTCAAAAAGCATTGGAAGCAAAGAAGGCAAGAGAAGCAGCAAAACATGCCAGAGAAATGGTTAAAAGAAAAAGTGCATTTGGGAGTTCGTCCCTTCCAGGTAAATTAGCAGATTGTATAACAAAAAAACTTGAAGAGTCTGAATTGTTCATTGTTGAGGGAGATTCTGCAGGCGGTTCTGCAAAGCAAGCGAGAGATAGAAATTTTCAAGCTATTTTACCATTAAGGGGAAAAATATTAAATGTCGAAAAAAGTAGTTGGTTAAAGCTTTTGAAAAATGAACAAGTTCGCGATATCATCACTGCCCTTGGGACAGGTATAGGAGATGATTTTGATGTTTCAAAATTGAGGTATGGAAAAATTATTATTATGACTGATGCAGATGTAGATGGTGCACATATTAGGACTTTATTATTAACGCTGTTTTATAGATACATGAAGGAGTTAATTGACGAAGGAAGAATTTTCATTGCTCAACCACCTTTGTATAAATTGACTGTTGGAAGAGAAACTTATTACCTTTTTTCGGATGAGGAACTTGAAGAATTAAAAAATCAAATTGGTGATAAAAAGTTTGAAATACAGAGATATAAAGGACTTGGAGAAATGAATCCTCAACAATTGTGGGAAACAACAATGAATCCAGATACCAGAAAATTGTTAAAAGTGGCAATTGAAGATGCTGAAGAAGCGGATGAATTATTTGAAATGCTAATGGGTAGTGATACAGAGAGTAGAAAAGAATTTATTTTTAGACATGCACTCCAAGTTAAGGAGATTGATATATAA
- a CDS encoding flagellar basal body P-ring protein FlgI, translating to MKQVLMFLFLAISIISFSSVRIKDIAIFRGAKDNQLFGIGIVVGLNGAGDDGVTYSHLVLNMLKYYGNSIPRDDLKSPNTALVLVVANIPAYYKVGMKIDVTLYAVGNAKSIEKGFLLKTELFGSDGKVYALAEGPINSLGIQEDQIRFKVKGFVQNGGTIIKEIPSNIIDENHTTVYLIHSEFSSAEKVSKLINEKFQVNIASSLEPQIIKLSIPQEFNKDLIGFLSIVEEIEVIPNQIPLIVIKEGTANIIYGEKEEVQKITYSQEGYKIEIKRTSTVLDLVEALKTAGISPKEIIKILLELHKNGAIKADVIVM from the coding sequence ATGAAACAAGTTTTAATGTTTTTGTTTTTAGCTATTTCGATTATTTCTTTTTCATCTGTGAGAATAAAAGATATAGCTATTTTTAGAGGAGCAAAAGATAATCAACTTTTTGGAATAGGTATTGTGGTAGGATTAAATGGAGCAGGCGATGATGGAGTTACATATTCTCATTTGGTTTTGAATATGCTTAAGTATTATGGTAATTCGATTCCAAGAGATGATTTAAAATCTCCCAACACTGCATTGGTTTTAGTCGTTGCAAATATTCCAGCATACTATAAAGTGGGAATGAAAATCGATGTAACTTTGTATGCAGTTGGGAATGCTAAAAGTATAGAAAAAGGTTTTTTACTAAAAACAGAATTATTTGGTTCAGATGGGAAAGTATATGCACTTGCCGAAGGACCGATTAATTCTTTAGGTATTCAGGAGGATCAAATTAGATTCAAAGTAAAAGGTTTTGTTCAAAATGGGGGAACTATAATTAAAGAGATTCCTTCTAACATTATTGATGAAAATCACACAACGGTGTATTTAATTCATTCAGAATTTTCAAGTGCTGAAAAAGTTTCTAAATTAATTAATGAAAAATTTCAGGTTAATATAGCCTCCTCTTTAGAACCACAGATAATAAAATTAAGTATTCCTCAAGAATTTAATAAGGATTTAATAGGATTTCTATCAATTGTTGAGGAAATAGAAGTTATACCTAATCAGATTCCTTTAATAGTTATTAAAGAAGGTACGGCAAATATTATATATGGTGAAAAGGAAGAAGTGCAAAAAATTACCTATTCACAGGAAGGTTATAAAATAGAAATTAAGAGAACTTCAACAGTTTTAGATTTAGTAGAAGCTCTTAAAACTGCTGGTATTTCTCCGAAAGAAATAATTAAAATATTGCTTGAACTTCATAAAAATGGTGCGATTAAGGCAGATGTAATTGTAATGTGA
- the flgA gene encoding flagellar basal body P-ring formation chaperone FlgA, whose protein sequence is MIRKILIVIFCLVLSTVFSVSIEFLLQSTVTTNVVTVFDVAATFTGIDETILKDLKLVYLPDNASYDIDVRYILMELSKVATDIIATPTSGTIWVSNVKELYPSTLTEDLAQEIAIQTILSKLPPEAEATITTVEGTITRHDKFSVNVIDTKTNTYFVRFSLLKEEMPVGYYDVTVYVKNIKRVFLAARKINYGEIVTEKDLIPSEINDYSLFGTVVDLSELPMIAKKDFEVGEPVFREYLQPLPYVVKGQIVEGYVKINNIVVKTKYMVLENGNLGDAIKAENMKTKEKVVGIVEEGPLLHVIYKIK, encoded by the coding sequence ATGATTAGGAAAATTTTAATTGTTATCTTTTGTTTGGTATTATCTACTGTATTTTCTGTGAGCATAGAATTTCTTCTTCAGTCAACAGTTACCACTAATGTGGTAACTGTTTTTGATGTTGCAGCTACATTTACTGGAATTGATGAAACAATTTTAAAGGATTTGAAACTTGTTTATTTGCCGGATAATGCTTCTTATGATATTGATGTACGGTATATTTTAATGGAGCTTTCTAAAGTAGCAACGGATATAATTGCCACTCCAACTAGTGGAACTATTTGGGTTTCTAATGTAAAAGAATTATATCCATCTACCTTAACTGAAGATTTAGCTCAAGAAATAGCTATTCAAACAATTTTATCAAAACTTCCACCAGAAGCTGAAGCAACTATAACAACGGTTGAGGGGACTATAACTCGGCATGATAAATTTTCAGTGAATGTTATTGATACAAAGACAAATACATATTTCGTTCGTTTTTCTTTGCTAAAAGAGGAGATGCCTGTCGGATATTACGACGTAACAGTATATGTGAAAAATATTAAAAGAGTATTTTTAGCTGCAAGAAAGATAAATTATGGTGAGATTGTCACAGAGAAAGATTTAATTCCATCTGAAATTAATGATTATTCCTTGTTCGGTACAGTTGTCGATCTTTCAGAACTTCCCATGATTGCAAAAAAAGATTTCGAAGTAGGTGAGCCAGTTTTTAGAGAATATCTTCAACCATTACCTTACGTTGTTAAAGGTCAAATTGTAGAAGGATACGTGAAAATAAACAATATAGTTGTAAAAACCAAATATATGGTTCTTGAAAATGGAAACCTTGGAGATGCAATAAAAGCAGAAAATATGAAAACCAAAGAAAAAGTAGTTGGTATTGTCGAAGAAGGACCATTACTGCATGTAATATATAAAATAAAATAA
- a CDS encoding ATP-binding cassette domain-containing protein, with product MTNQKKVILKVDDFTGFVNKVKLFENITFSLEERNILVLYGPRGSGKSALLRSFARLNEEIFDEVKYDGEVFLEGENLFDYDIKQIRNFVFYSDTNFFEALDYLTFGELIELAIGKEFLPFEEYSSLLDDFGLLKALVKGYKTKLSDLYVLEKISILLFLSYLKDSKLVIFDCILDHLDDEHLKELSFILKKRILSADKALILATRFFKRFLPIADLFIFMKNGKIEFEGKPKDFTIAR from the coding sequence ATGACAAATCAAAAAAAGGTAATTCTTAAAGTTGACGATTTCACAGGGTTTGTAAACAAAGTAAAGTTGTTTGAAAATATAACTTTTAGTTTGGAAGAAAGAAATATATTAGTACTTTATGGCCCGCGTGGTTCAGGAAAGTCTGCTTTACTCCGTTCTTTTGCTAGACTGAATGAGGAAATTTTTGACGAAGTTAAATACGATGGAGAAGTTTTTTTGGAGGGTGAAAATCTTTTCGATTATGATATTAAGCAAATAAGGAATTTTGTGTTTTATAGTGATACTAATTTTTTTGAGGCATTGGATTATTTAACTTTTGGTGAACTCATTGAACTTGCCATTGGAAAAGAATTCCTTCCGTTTGAAGAATATTCTTCTTTGCTTGATGATTTTGGGCTTTTAAAAGCACTAGTTAAGGGTTATAAAACCAAATTATCTGACCTGTATGTCCTTGAGAAGATTTCTATTCTTTTATTTCTTTCCTATCTTAAAGATTCAAAATTAGTAATATTTGATTGTATTTTAGACCACTTAGATGATGAACATCTGAAAGAACTTTCCTTTATTTTGAAAAAAAGAATCCTTTCGGCAGATAAGGCTTTAATACTTGCCACAAGGTTTTTTAAACGTTTCCTTCCTATTGCAGATTTGTTTATTTTCATGAAAAATGGTAAAATTGAATTTGAGGGAAAGCCGAAAGATTTTACTATTGCGAGGTGA
- a CDS encoding CBS domain-containing protein, whose product MKVKDFYIRDITAILEDETVSRVLKILSRQKVTGVPVVNEDYKVVGFISENDIIRAALPSYFSLLQSASFIPDLNQFVRNLKKISNKPVSGIMTKPAIVIKESTPLLHAADLMIRHSLKILPVVDDEERLIGVITRMKILDAVSREENTNR is encoded by the coding sequence ATGAAAGTAAAAGATTTCTATATAAGGGATATAACAGCAATTTTAGAGGATGAAACTGTTTCAAGAGTTTTGAAGATTTTATCAAGACAAAAAGTAACAGGTGTCCCTGTAGTGAATGAGGATTACAAAGTTGTTGGATTTATAAGTGAAAATGATATCATTAGAGCAGCTCTTCCAAGTTATTTTTCGTTATTACAATCTGCATCTTTTATACCTGATTTAAATCAGTTTGTTAGAAATTTAAAAAAAATTTCAAATAAGCCTGTTAGTGGAATAATGACGAAACCAGCGATAGTTATAAAAGAATCTACTCCTCTTTTACACGCTGCTGATTTGATGATTAGGCATAGTTTAAAAATTTTACCTGTTGTCGATGACGAAGAAAGACTTATAGGTGTTATTACTAGAATGAAGATACTAGATGCAGTGAGTAGAGAGGAGAATACAAATAGATGA
- the trhA gene encoding PAQR family membrane homeostasis protein TrhA, translating to MKIDFDNNDVFQTTEEIANAITHGLGAALSICAIVLLIIFSHGNPVKLVSTIIYSTTLFILYISSTLYHSITHKKTKYVFEIFDHASIYLLIAGTYTPFSLITLKGTLGWVIFSVVWILAILGIIYKIFFVKKFVIFSTLLYIAMGWLIIFALKPLSQNLNSKGMIFLFAGGILYTLGTIFYIWRKLPYHHAIWHIFVLGGSILHFFAILSI from the coding sequence ATGAAAATTGATTTTGACAATAACGATGTCTTTCAAACAACTGAAGAAATAGCCAATGCAATAACACATGGTCTTGGTGCTGCTCTCAGTATTTGTGCTATAGTTTTACTAATAATCTTTTCACACGGAAATCCTGTAAAATTAGTAAGTACAATCATTTATTCAACAACCCTCTTTATTTTATATATCTCTTCTACGCTGTATCACTCTATTACTCATAAGAAAACAAAATATGTATTTGAGATTTTCGATCATGCTAGTATTTATTTATTAATAGCAGGCACTTATACTCCTTTTTCATTAATCACTTTAAAGGGTACTCTTGGTTGGGTTATTTTTTCGGTTGTTTGGATTTTGGCTATTTTAGGAATAATTTACAAAATATTTTTTGTAAAAAAGTTTGTTATTTTCTCTACACTTTTATACATAGCCATGGGATGGCTAATAATCTTTGCATTAAAACCTTTAAGTCAAAATTTAAACAGTAAAGGAATGATCTTCCTATTTGCGGGAGGCATATTGTACACTTTGGGAACAATATTCTACATCTGGAGAAAATTACCATATCATCATGCTATCTGGCATATTTTTGTACTGGGCGGAAGTATCTTACATTTTTTTGCCATACTTTCTATTTGA
- the mtaB gene encoding tRNA (N(6)-L-threonylcarbamoyladenosine(37)-C(2))-methylthiotransferase MtaB: MRISLITYGCKLNQYETELMAEKLENFGFIVVNGEVESDIFILNTCAVTAEATRKIRQEIRRLRKKYPESKIIAAGCYSQIGLEDLKKEGVDLIVGNKEKKDIHKIINKTGIFLDKKYWKNDEIDGEIITSSLAERTRAYVKVEDGCDNVCTYCAIRLARGMKIRSKPIDIVVNEVSLLVKKNYHEIVITGLNLGKYGFEKGYNLIKLLRNLVKIKGDFRIRLSSINPEDIDEELIEFIANEDKICNHLHIPLQSGSDEILKRMRRNYTQKEYLKVIEILRRYDPNFSVTTDIIVGFPGETEKDFENTLMVVKEALFSKVHGFRYSDREGTLASRFNKKIPGNIKRERISILEKESKKTANIYRRGLLNKKVTVLVENVKREIYSGYDEYYVVHEMAYGELGEFNEVVIEAVTDEGVISTNATRKVSGGFVR, encoded by the coding sequence ATGAGAATAAGTTTAATTACATATGGTTGTAAATTAAACCAATATGAAACCGAGCTTATGGCAGAAAAGCTCGAAAACTTTGGTTTTATAGTTGTTAATGGAGAAGTCGAATCGGATATTTTTATTTTAAATACATGTGCAGTAACTGCTGAAGCTACAAGGAAAATAAGACAAGAGATTAGAAGATTAAGAAAGAAATATCCTGAATCTAAAATTATTGCTGCAGGATGTTATTCGCAAATAGGTCTTGAAGACTTAAAAAAAGAAGGCGTAGATTTAATTGTAGGAAATAAGGAGAAAAAGGATATTCATAAAATAATAAATAAGACAGGTATTTTTTTAGACAAAAAATATTGGAAAAATGATGAAATCGATGGTGAAATAATTACATCTTCACTTGCTGAAAGAACCAGGGCTTACGTAAAAGTAGAGGATGGCTGTGATAATGTTTGTACTTATTGCGCTATCAGATTAGCTCGGGGGATGAAGATAAGGAGCAAGCCAATAGATATAGTTGTAAATGAAGTAAGTCTTTTGGTAAAAAAGAATTATCATGAGATAGTTATAACTGGTCTTAATCTTGGAAAGTATGGCTTTGAGAAAGGATATAATTTGATTAAACTCTTAAGAAATTTGGTTAAAATCAAAGGAGATTTTAGAATTCGTTTGAGTTCCATCAATCCTGAAGATATAGATGAAGAATTGATTGAATTTATTGCAAATGAAGATAAAATATGTAACCATCTACATATACCACTTCAAAGTGGAAGCGATGAAATTTTAAAGCGAATGAGAAGAAATTATACCCAAAAGGAATATTTGAAAGTTATAGAGATTTTGAGAAGATATGATCCCAATTTTTCTGTTACAACTGATATTATTGTCGGTTTTCCTGGTGAAACGGAAAAGGATTTTGAAAACACTTTGATGGTTGTAAAAGAGGCGTTGTTTTCAAAAGTTCATGGATTTAGATATTCGGATAGAGAAGGTACTTTAGCTTCAAGATTTAATAAAAAGATCCCTGGAAATATAAAAAGAGAAAGAATATCTATTCTTGAAAAAGAAAGTAAAAAAACAGCAAATATATATAGAAGAGGACTTTTGAATAAAAAAGTTACAGTATTAGTGGAAAACGTAAAACGAGAAATATATAGTGGATATGATGAATATTATGTTGTACATGAGATGGCATACGGAGAATTGGGAGAATTCAATGAGGTTGTAATTGAAGCTGTGACTGATGAGGGAGTGATTTCTACAAATGCAACAAGGAAAGTTTCAGGAGGATTTGTTAGATAG
- a CDS encoding 1-phosphofructokinase family hexose kinase → MPVLAVCMNPALDREFYVNDFTIDKLHRLTTKNSRMTPGGKGINVAVDLAAFGIKSIVTGFIGGYLGEVLLSELRNTSELITTNFVHIEEEIRENIAIIDEKNHTLTEINSSGPSVPLEDFQHFLRRFNLISPNVSMIVISGSLPLGIPNSIYGELTKVAKKYNKPIFWEARDEIITESLKVSAPLVLKPDFRREKKLFGRTLESEKDYIDAGKEVIRFGVKMAVLSYKIDYDIIVTEDGVWFLRPLIEIEHSHLLGTGDTYMAAMIYKYFETNDLIEIAKYGYAAALAKTWYKTKVPPKLDDVKKALEKFKIERVE, encoded by the coding sequence TTGCCTGTTTTAGCTGTTTGTATGAATCCTGCATTAGACAGGGAGTTTTATGTTAACGATTTCACAATAGATAAATTGCATAGATTAACGACAAAAAATTCTCGTATGACTCCAGGAGGTAAGGGTATAAATGTTGCAGTTGATCTAGCTGCATTTGGAATAAAGAGTATTGTAACTGGTTTTATTGGAGGATATCTTGGTGAAGTGTTACTTTCGGAGCTTAGAAACACAAGTGAACTTATTACAACAAATTTTGTTCATATAGAGGAAGAAATAAGGGAAAATATTGCTATTATTGACGAAAAAAATCATACTTTAACTGAGATTAATTCTTCTGGTCCAAGTGTTCCTTTGGAAGATTTTCAGCATTTTCTAAGAAGATTCAATCTTATTTCTCCAAATGTTTCTATGATAGTTATTTCCGGTAGCTTGCCGTTGGGCATTCCAAATAGTATATATGGTGAGTTGACAAAAGTTGCTAAGAAATATAACAAACCTATATTTTGGGAAGCAAGGGATGAAATTATCACAGAATCTTTGAAAGTATCTGCGCCTTTAGTACTTAAGCCAGATTTTAGACGTGAGAAAAAATTGTTTGGTAGAACTTTAGAAAGTGAAAAAGATTATATAGATGCGGGAAAGGAAGTAATTAGGTTTGGTGTAAAAATGGCTGTTTTGTCTTACAAAATAGATTATGACATTATTGTCACAGAAGATGGTGTTTGGTTTTTAAGACCTTTGATAGAAATTGAACATTCTCACTTACTTGGAACAGGTGATACTTATATGGCTGCTATGATATATAAGTATTTTGAAACAAATGATCTTATTGAAATTGCAAAATATGGATATGCCGCTGCTCTTGCGAAAACATGGTATAAAACAAAAGTTCCGCCTAAATTGGATGATGTTAAAAAAGCTCTGGAAAAATTCAAGATTGAGAGGGTGGAATGA
- a CDS encoding aminotransferase class IV codes for MQQGKFQEDLLDSITRGIVVYETIRFYDGIPFALEEHYKRFLNSLSYITENKVSFKEFERYVMKYSSYDRVKVFGIIDGSLKLFALGENFLNNPINEVNIDVSEIRHADPSSIPPNLKSVGRPDLYIARLKKGKYYDVILLGSRGQVCEGSFSNVFFIKDGKVITPSVESGILEGITRKNVIEMLNEFGYEVEERIVELKELFYADEIFLTHTSRGVVPVDSMGKRIFYSKEISLEISRNFEEYINEKIRRGI; via the coding sequence ATGCAACAAGGAAAGTTTCAGGAGGATTTGTTAGATAGTATTACAAGAGGAATAGTTGTGTATGAAACTATCAGATTTTATGATGGAATCCCCTTTGCTTTAGAAGAACACTATAAGAGATTTTTAAATTCTCTTTCATATATCACAGAGAATAAAGTATCATTTAAAGAATTTGAAAGATATGTTATGAAATATAGTTCGTATGATAGGGTAAAAGTTTTTGGAATAATTGATGGTTCGTTAAAACTTTTTGCTTTGGGTGAAAATTTTCTAAATAATCCTATAAATGAGGTAAATATAGATGTTTCTGAAATTAGACATGCTGATCCTTCAAGTATTCCTCCAAATTTAAAATCTGTGGGACGCCCTGATTTGTACATAGCTCGATTAAAAAAAGGAAAATATTACGATGTCATTCTTCTGGGAAGCAGAGGCCAAGTATGCGAAGGAAGCTTTTCAAATGTTTTTTTCATAAAAGATGGTAAAGTAATTACTCCTTCCGTAGAATCGGGAATTCTAGAGGGAATTACGCGTAAAAATGTTATTGAGATGTTAAATGAATTTGGTTATGAAGTTGAAGAAAGAATTGTAGAGTTAAAGGAGTTGTTCTACGCCGATGAGATATTTTTAACTCATACAAGTAGAGGAGTTGTGCCTGTTGATAGTATGGGGAAAAGAATTTTTTATTCAAAAGAGATTTCTTTAGAAATTTCAAGAAATTTCGAGGAGTATATAAATGAAAAAATTAGGAGAGGTATTTAA
- a CDS encoding DUF721 domain-containing protein: MKKLGEVFKEVAIKNKLFRKLYVNTISKEEFSNMIGKPFNEYCEVTNFLNGTLFIECDDNIYVTELNFFKEKIREELNKKIGFKAINKVVIKHRR, from the coding sequence ATGAAAAAATTAGGAGAGGTATTTAAAGAAGTTGCAATTAAAAATAAGTTGTTCAGAAAACTTTACGTTAATACTATTTCCAAAGAGGAATTTTCAAATATGATTGGAAAACCTTTTAATGAATATTGTGAGGTAACGAATTTTTTAAATGGAACTTTATTCATTGAATGTGATGATAATATTTATGTTACTGAATTAAATTTTTTTAAGGAAAAGATTAGAGAAGAATTGAATAAAAAAATTGGTTTTAAGGCAATAAATAAGGTTGTGATAAAGCATAGAAGGTAA